A segment of the Corylus avellana chromosome ca2, CavTom2PMs-1.0 genome:
AACTCATGGAACAGTATGTGCCCAACTCTTCTTAGATAAAGTTGgagaagtatattttttttttttctaattaaaaagctAGGAGGGGGCGACCAACTATAGCTACTCTACCTGAGCATGACCATGGTAAGACATACTTGCAGAAAATTGCTTAAGAGGGGCCTAGATAGTGAAGAACCACAGACACTCCCTTAAGACCAATTGAGTCATAGACTGATACACCCTCACCAGGACATCAGTGGGATCCAAGGTGTCTTAACACTAATCAAGAGTGAGTGATTCCTTTTGAGTTTCGAACTCACTCCCTAGCGCGTGACTAACCACGTGGGTATTAGACTACTGAACCACTGCCACTAATggtgtatttatttgttttaattaccattaaatttaatttaaaccatTCCAGTATCTAGTAAATATGATTTCTTTGCCATTTTCTAATTCGTAAGCCATGTAATAATATTTGCTTTCAGATCATACTGATATAGAATGATGTGCCATGGCCATACTAATATTGTTGCTATCATAATTGTTTGCTTTAGGACAAAGGATTTGAAGATGCTAAACCAGTAATTGCTGCTCTGAAACAAAAGGGCATACATGCAATTGGAGCAGCAGGGTTTTGTTGGGGTGGTAAGTcgaatgtttgttaatgtgttttggagttttttttttttttgggaggggggggTTTGAAAGTATTCTAAGTACGttacataaatgtaaaaattctttttgtgtttttataagcgttttgtattttgaattgtttgttaatgtttttgtgtttttaactTCTTGAATTTGTTTGGCAGGCAACGTGGTCACAAAACTAGCAAAGACTGATTTGATTAAAGCTGCAGTGTTGTTACACCCCTCATGGGTCACTGTGGATGATATCAAGGGTATGCCTGTTAATGCAAATTTAGATTTTATAGTCGTAAAACCATGAATTTTGtgattatatataaaatgctGCTGGAAAATAAGGATCAGTCTTGAATATGTGTATACTAAATATGAAGAGAGATGGACTTCAAGATAATGAGGAGGGTAATTGCTTTACTTTTTGTTGTCTGTAACATCTATGTACGTACCCATGAAACATACACGTACATGTTGTGTTTAAAACTTCTTAAATGCttatcatttcttctttttcagctGTTAAGGTTCCAATTGCCATATTGGCTGCTGAATTAGACAATGGCACCCCACCCAAACTCCTCGAAGAGTTCAAGTCAGTCTTGTCCCAAAATAAGGTAAGGATCTACAAAACTTAAAATAATTGCTCTTCATGTTGAGGATTGGAATCCATAACAATTACTTGCccaaattgttagtaatttaggCAAATAATGTGAAAGAGCACATATGAGACTTACctgtccaaataaattttggactgTTAGGCCACCTACCCAAGCAGGTGAGTCCCTATAAACTCTCTCACATTATTTATCCAAATTCCTAGTAATTTGGGCAGGTAATTACCATGGATCCACATCTTCATGTTGCTTGACTACTAGCCTTTTACGTGAAatttttgcttatatatttatatatttattttttaaaaaaatggtattttgaaaatttgataggatttaacgaaaaattataacatatgggtgaaattgaaaataaataaataaataaaaaattgaaaatgaatacATTAAATTGAGGGTTTTTGAAGTTTACGAGAATACTTGCAAAAGTAATGACAATTTATGAGAATTAAGTAAAGTTTCTCCTACCTAAAATGATAACCTAAATAATCAGCTTCATTGAGAATTTTGCATCATGCATGTAATGGGATTATATAGTGAGGATTAATTTGGAAGGCTTGAAAATGACTTTGGTAATCCAATAAATGCTGCATTTTGCAGGTTAAAAACTTTATCAAGATATATCCAAAGGTTAAGCATGGATGGACAGTCAGGTACAATGATACTGATGCGACGGCTGTGAAGGCTGCCAATGAAGCCCATAAAGACATGTTGCATTGGTTAACCAAATATGTcaagaaatgatgatgatgctaGCAATTGGGAAGGACTGGAATCCAATGTATGccttcaaaattattaaaatagagTGTATTGTAGgatcctcaattttttttttttttgtttttgaggcCAAGAATAAATCTTAACAAgctctttgtgttttttctataaaaaaaaataaacgataaaaagaaataaataagattGTGTGCCTTTCAGTTCTGTAAGCAATATTTAAGCTAAataaatgcatgaaaataaaattaatgtcaACTTCAAATAATTTATTGGATGTGAAAACGTTTGTcaaaaataagtaaaaggaTATTGGAGTTAGTGTATttttagaggggtaaaattgttaaaaaaaaattaaaataacaattttactGCTTTGAAAACGTTTGTTGGCATGATATTGTTGGCATTTGTCAAAGCGCTAGTAAATAGTTACCAATACGACGTCATTTTGTCCATGCATAATAAACATTCTAATGCCTACGAGCGTCTATTTCTGCCACCCCCCACCCTCTTTTGGTCTCTCCACCCAAATTtgttctccctctctccctccctctcccgctctctctccttctctgcGCATGGCAAAACGAAGTGTCACGACCTCTATAGACCCATCCATTAATCCCATACCCATCAatccctctcactctctcgtGGCTCTCATTCTCGACGGAGCTTCGTCGTCAGAGCCTCTCTAAGTAATTTTAAGTCTCCAAATTCGACATCCACTTCACGAGATATTGTCCCCAACCGATTGAAGTAGTCTCTTAGAGACTCTTGTAGAAGATATTAAATAGTTGAGTTTTTCATTTTAGTATTTACAAACCAAATGTGGCACCATAAAAATTCACCTTAAATGGACAAATCATCACAAAATTATAACCTTTTTGAGAGTCTTTTTGGGACTCTAGATGCCCGGCCATTATACAAAGCAGAAAAGCTGCACAAGccttagtattattttttatttattttttttatttttaacatacaccttagtaattaaataaagagaaatgttatatattataattctaTTCAACATTCATTCAACAAGGCTGACGTAACACTTCCAACTAACCTTCGAATTTGAAGTGCCACGTCAACATTGTTAGAcaattttagaataaaaatatagtaattAACATTACtcctaattaaataaatttgttgtCTTCCCATTACCAAAAGCTTAGTTCAAGACATATATCTAGATAGGTATTATATATAGTTCTAATCCTTGGCATGGTCTAATCAGGAATATTACTAATCCGTTTGGGAAAAGCGTTTCAAATGAACAAATGAAAACATACCACATTATTTAAATACAGCCATTGGGCAAAAGAACAATTTATGCCCATtactttacccaaaaataaataaatattggcTATAATCTCTCTCAATCACTCTACCTCTCTTCAAGTGGCTTCAGTATATTACAAGAGTGGTTAGGTCACCTCCAATGACCAAATGAGAGTGGTGGTACAAAAGAGGTGGCTCAAAGCACCCTTTCTagctatttttatattatatttttatatagttataattttttgtatttttatatattattttttattatgggTAATATATATGTATCATAATTGATGTTGACGTAAcatttgacaatttttcttaaaaaaactgAACATTAGTTGTGTACATGGACGGTTGACCTATTTGCTTTTATTGCTCACCAGTACCACAGTGACTTCTCAACAAATTTTATACCATAACTCCATAAGAAGCTTACTGCAAATCGTATAATTActgattttgctttttttttttttttaattttttctcctAAGCAATACATATTTTAAAGAGAAGTGTTAGAGAGttaaacaaatgaactcaaaaaactttttaaattgacgttttttcatttttttttaaaattaaaaaaaatgtaattatcttttctttgtttGCTACTCACTgtgtcaatttgaaaatttttctagatTTATTTGTATGGCTCTCTAGCGCGCACTTCCCCGTATGAaaaggagattttttttattattttttttttatgtaagtGTGAAAAAGGAgacttttgattgattttttttttttaaaaaaaaaaaaaattctaagcaACACATGTGAAAAGGAGAATTTTAAAAGGTTAGTTGTGCATAAACAGTGACAGGGAAGTAGTGGGTTACGATGACATTTTTAAAGCGGCGCCGATTAATGTAAACATCCTATTCGATCCTATGATAAACATGCATGTGAAATCTCCTTAAATAGTTCCTAAAATGTGATGACAAGAATTATGGATCTGACCACGTGCATCACAccactgagaaaaaaaaaggaatcaaaATTACGATATATATCTGACACACTCACAGGGGTTTGCTTGAACTTTTTCATTAATGGCTCAGATTGCTCAACTCTTCCCCTTCCTCCTTCTTTCTATCTTCCTTTCTCTTCCCCTCCTCCGTCACGTCGCTGCAGATGGCTCCTTGAGCCGCCATTGCTTGGAGAACCCACCAACTCTCAACTCCAGCTATGGAGCTGGTTCGGTGAAACAAATCGGTGGCCTCAAGGCCTATGTCAGTGGCCATTATCATTCAAAGCGAGCAATTTTACTCGTTTCTGATGTTTATGGTACGTAATATTTAATTACCTGCTTCCCTGTCATCTTCTCCGATCTGGGTTTGCTTCTATTAATCTTGCATGCATTCGTGCtttagttttgtgtttctgCATTTTTCCGATCTGGGTTCCGGTCAACTTTCAGTTTTTCCTGCTTACGTTAGCCGCTTAGGttcatcaaaataatttaaaatgttaTTAATTTAGCTATTCCcgtaacaaaaaaatatatcaaaaaataaaaaagtgtaagtaaataaaataaaaaatatatactcttttaattaaatatttgttgattcTAATGTGAATCATTGTTGATATTTAATAGTTTGTGATTAAGTCAAgccctttcttttattttattttattgtttttgttttgactcCCAATGTTAAACTAGTGTCCAAGACATTGTCATGTGTGTTAATCAATATTGTAGTCTACGCCATACATATCTTATCAtatcttattatatattatcttataatatCTTATCAtatcttattatatattatcttataatatCTTATTAAAGCTCCAAATATTCAAAGTGTTTGGCAAATTGCATTAATTTTATGgtgttaaaaatgcattt
Coding sequences within it:
- the LOC132172223 gene encoding endo-1,3;1,4-beta-D-glucanase-like, with amino-acid sequence MAQIPLLFPFLLLSIFLSLPLRHVAEEESSLSRHCLENPPTLNSSYGAGSVKEIGGLKTYVSGHSYSKRAILLVSDVYGYEAPHLRKIADKVARSGFYVVVPDFFFGDPYVANTSRTISDWLKTHGTDKGFEDAKPVIAALKQKGIHAIGAAGFCWGGNVVTKLAKTDLIKAAVLLHPSWVTVDDIKAVKVPIAILAAELDNGTPPKLLEEFKSVLSQNKVKNFIKIYPKVKHGWTVRYNDTDATAVKAANEAHKDMLHWLTKYVKK